The Rhodamnia argentea isolate NSW1041297 chromosome 7, ASM2092103v1, whole genome shotgun sequence genome contains the following window.
TGAACTGGAGCACGTGGTTAGATTTGTCATTATGACATTTGATCCTCCTGAATTGACACCACGGCAGCAAATTGTGCGCGAGTCAATGGGTAAGCATGTCATTGTTAGGAATATGCTGCTTGAGATGCTTATTGATTTACAGGTGACTATAAAgtcagaagagttgttggaacaATGGCATAAGACTGTATCCTCTAAATTGATAACATACTTCCTAGATGAAGCTGTTCATCCAACAAGTATGAGGTGGATTATGACTCTTCTTGGTGTGTGTCTTGCTTCTTCTCCCACATTTGCACTTAAGTTCCGTACAAGTGGAGGCTATCAAGGTTTGGCGCGGGTGCTTCAAAGTTTCTATGATTCACCAGACATATATTATATTTTGTTCTGTCTCATGTTTGGAAAGCCTGTTTATCCAAGATTACCAGAAGTCCGTATGCTGGACTTTCATGCTCTTATACCTAGTGATGGGAGTTTTGTGGAGTTGAAATTTGTGGAACTCTTGGAATCTGTTATTGCTATGGCCAAGTCAACATTTGATAGGTTGAGTATGCAATCAATGCTTGCCCATCAAACTGGCAATCTCTCGGAGTTTGCTGCTGGCATTGTGGCAGAACTTTTCGAGGGAAATGCTGATATGGCTGGAGAGCTTCAAGGTGAAGCTCTCATGCACAAGACATATGCTGCACGTTTAATGGGTGGGGAGGCATCAGCTCCTGCTGCTGCGACTTCGGTTCTGAGATTCATGGTTGACCTTGCAAAAATGTGTCCTCCTTTTTCTGCTGTTTGTAGACGTACAGAATTTCTCGAGAGCTGTGTCGACCTGTACTTTTCTTGTGTTAGGTTAGTCTCGAGATCCGTTCTTTCTTATTTATTGATTCCTGAGCATGATATGCCTGGAGGACTTGTTTGTGTTACCTCACCTACTACTAGATTCGTAGTTGCAAATCTAGAAACCAAACAACTGTGGTTTTGCTTATCTTGATACAGTTTCTGCGCTGATCTAaatattccttttgttttctgctGGCAGAGCTGCATATGCAGTAAAGATGGCGAAAAAGCTCTCATTCAAGACCGAAGAGAAGCACTTGAATGATGGTGACGATACCAGTAGCTCCCACAATACATTTTCTAGCTTGCCCCATGAGCAGGAGCAATCAGCTAAAACCTCCATAAGTATAGGAAGCTTCCCTCAAGCCCAAATAAGCTCAAGTTCTGAGGAAACACATATTCCTTGCAATTATATGGCTGATAATAGTGCTGAAATCAAGATCTCCACGTCCCATCAGGATTCAAGCGGATCAGTCCTCGAAGATGACCAGGCTGTTCTCAGCCTTGATGGTGAGATTGTTGACCAGGGTTCACCAACCTCTAGTACAAATGCACCAACCTTCCATGATGTTAAGACTGTGGAGTATAATGCTCATTCCGCAGATATCCAGGATTCTGCGCCTCCAACTGCAATTAATTCTCCCAGTTTATCTGAGAAATctactttcaaaattttgagtcCCTCTTCATCTCCAGTTATTGCATTGACATCATGGTTAGGAAGTACAAGCCACAACGAGTCCAAGAGTCCTCTTGTTGCTACTCCATCTATGGAATCCTCTCTCTCTGCTAGTGATTTTGATCTGTCTTCTGAATTTAAGTCCAGTTCTCACAGTTCAACCGCTACCAATACCTTCTTTGCAGTTACTTCAAAGATTCTTTTTGAAATTGATGACGCTGGTTATGGTGGCGGTCCCTGTTCTGCTGGAGCAACTGCTGTTCTAGATTTTATGGCAGAAGTTCTCTCTGATTTTATGACTGAGCAGATAAAAGCAGCCCAGGTTGTTGaaacaattttggaaaatgtacCTCTTTATGTTGATGCTGAATGTATGCTAGCATTTCAAGGTCTGTGCCTCTGCAGGCTGATGATTTTCCTTGAAAGACGTCTTGTACGTGACGATGAGGAAGATGACAAGAAGCTTGATAAGATCCGCTGGTCATCTAACTTAGACTCGTTATGCTGGATAATTGTAGATCGTGTATATATGGGTGCTTTTCCACAGCCTGCTGCTATATGGAAGACTCTGGAATTCTTGTTATCGATGTTACAGTTGGCAAATAAAGATGGACGAATTGAAGAAGCAACTCCTACCGGAAAGGGTCTCCTATCAATTGGCAGGGGTAGCAGACAACTTGAGGCTTACATTCATTCAATCCTCAAGAATACAAATCGGATGATAATGTACTGTTTCCTACCATCGTTCTTGGTCATGATAGGGGAAGATGATCTCCTTTCACGCTTAGGTCTACTTGTCGAGTCTAAGAAGGGATCATCTACAAGTTTGGCCCAGGAAGAGTCTGGAATTAATATTTGCACCATCTTGCAGTTGTTGGTTGCACACAGGCAAATCATCTTCTGCCCTAACAATATTGATACAGATCTAAATTGCTGTCTCTGTGTCAATCTGATCTCTCTTCTTCAAGATCAAAGACGAAATGTGCAAAATATGGCAGTCGATGTCATTAAATATCTATTGGTGCACCGCAGGGCTGCACTAGAAGACATGCTGGTCTCTAGACAAAACCAAGGACCGCACCTGGATTTACTGCATGGTGGTTTTGACAAATTATTGACAGGAAGCTTACCAGCATTTTTTGGGTGGCTTCAGAGTTCAGAGCAGCTTGTCAACAAAGTTTTAGAACAGTGTGCTGCCATTATGTGGGTGCAGTATATTGCTGGATCAGCGAAATTTCCTGGTGTGAGAATTAAAGGCGTGGATGGTCGCCGTAAGAAGGAGATGGGTAGAAGATATCGGGAAACATCAAAGCTGGACTTGAGACACTGGGACCAGATAAATGAACGCAGATATGCATTGGAACTGGTTCGTGATTCGATGTCTACAGAGCTTAGAGTTGTTCGTCAAGATAAGTATGGATGGGTTCTTCATGCTGAGAGTGAGTGGGAGGCCCACCTCCAACAACTTGTTCATGAACGAGGCATATTCCCTATGCATAAATTATTTGATGAAGGAGAGCCAGAGTGGCAGCTTTGTCCAATTGAAGGACCATATCGGATGCGCAAAAAGCTGGACCGgtccaaattgaaaattgattgcATCCAGAATGTTCTTAATAACCAGTGTGAGCTGGCCAAATCAAAGATTGACAATGGTCCCAGTGCTTCTGATACTGATTCAGAACCATTTTTTAACCAGTTGACTGAGGGTGGAAAAAAGAACGATGTTGATGAGGAGCTGTATCATGAATATTCCATTAAAGAGGCAGATGATGGGAAGGATGCGGCCTCCCTGAGGAATGGATGGAATGATGACAGAGCTAGCAGCTTCAATGAAGGTAGTCTTCATTCTGCCCTCGAGTTTGGTGCGAAATCTAGTGCACTGTCTGCAACAATTACTGAGAGCAATCAAGGAAGATCTGAACTAGGATCTCCAAGGCAATCTTTATCTACAAAAATTGATGACACCAAAACTATGGAGGATAGGTCAGAGAAGGAATTGCATGATAATGGAGAATACTTAATCAGACCATTTTTGGAGCCGTTTGAAAAAATCCGATTCAGATATAATTGTGAACGAGTTGTTGGTCTTGACAAACATGATGGAATATTTCTGATAGGTGAACTGTGCTTATATGTGATTGAGAACTTCTACATTGATGACTCCGGGTATATCTGTGAAAAAGAATGCGAAGATGAACTCTCTGTCATTGATCAGGCTTTGGGGGTAAAGAAGGATGTCACTGGCGGGATGGACTTCCAATCAAAGTCCACTTCTTCTTGGGGCACTACTGTCAAGGCTTTGGTTGGTGGAAGAGCATGGGCTTATAATGGTGGTGCGTGGGGGAAGGAGAAGGTCTGTACAAGTGGTAACCTGCCTCATCCCTGGCGAATGTGGAAGCTTAATAGTGTTCACGAAATTTTGAAGCGTGATTACCAGCTGCGTCCTGTTGCTATTGAGGTATTCAGCATGGATGGATGTAACGATCTCCTTGTGTTtcacaaaaaggaaagggaagagGTGTTCAAAAATTTGGTAGCCATGAATCTGCCAAGAAACAGCATGTATGATTCTTCTTTCCCATTGGTGCCACGTCAAAAACATTGGTTCTTGGTCATTATTTCTTGGCATTAGGCATGACTTTGATCTTTGGAATCGATATCTAAGAGATGCATATCTTTTTGCCAGCACGAGAGAGCACATGCATTGGTTCACACATTTCCAGTTTTAAACTGGTGTTGTCTTGGAGCTTGTCCCGTTACAATTACATGCTTCTTTGTCAATATTATCTATTTATCTCCTCTGGCAGTCTAGCACACGATACTGTATCGGAAGGGACAGGAAAGTTTTAAATGCTTTATGGTCCTTTATGTTTATAATAGTGGCTTCTGGACTTATCgttcataagaaaagaaaattagtcaGTTCTTGATTTAGTTCTGTCATTTATTTAGAAGACATGCTGTGTATTGTCCAAGAGAGACTTGAAAGAACTGGATTTAGTTCTGTGATTTATTTAGAAGACATGCTGTGTATTGTCCAAGAGAGACTTGAGAGATGTTTCATGTCATATATCTGAATTTCATGCAGCATGCTGTCTGTTCTGAACATCTGAAGTTTTCCACCTGTTACTTCTATAATATGAGCTTTTGATCTCGATACTTATCACCCTCCCATTTGCCTCAGGTTGGACACAACCATTTCAGGATCAGCAAAGCAAGATAATAACGAGGGCAGCCGTCTTTTTAAGTTGATGGCTAAGTCTTTTTCAAAAAGGTGGCAAAACGGAGAGATTAGCAATTTCCAGTACCTGATGCATCTGAACACCCTCGCAGGTCGTGGATACAGTGACCTCACACAATATCCAGTGTTCCCCTGGGTCCTTGCAGATTATGAGAGTGAAAGTCTAGACTTTTCAGACCCCAAGACATTTCGTAAGCTTGACAAACCAATGGGATGTCAGACACTGGAAGGGGAAGACGAATTTAGGAAAAGGTAAATGTATAAATGCGGTGTAATATTAGATTATTCACAACACTCTAAGGCTGCTCTTAGATGCTGATTGACTCACTGATCATTCTGTTGTATGTTCAGGGGAGTCTTAGGATTTTGTGTTTCCTTTAGATCTTAGTTCttgttttcttatttaattttggCTCATATTCGAATATAATGTTGAAGCGTCTTCAAACAGGCATTATTTTCTGTTACTTTTAATGTGCCCCTGTTCTTGTTGACTAGAGATGAACCCTTCCtagccaaaaagaaaggaaaaagaatagctaataggaatcaattcagaagcttgaaaatgactgtaaaacattttcattagcTACTTAGAAATGCTGGTATATTCATCGAACCACCTTTCTCTGGAGATTTGTCACTTTTATGTAatattctagtttttttttctttgtcatatTCTAGTTGAGCTAGTGCAATCCTGCTTATCTGTTTGTGTGCACTGTCTACTGCAGATATGACAGTTGGGATGATCCCGAGGTCCCAAAGTTTCATTACGGCTCTCATTATTCAAGTGCCGGAATTGTCCTTTTCTACCTTCTTCGTTTGCCACCTTTCAGTGCTGAAAATCAAAAGCTACAAGGTGGCCAATTCGATCATGCAGATCGTCTCTTCAATGGTATCAAAGACACTTGGCTGAGTGCTGCTGGGAAGGGTAACACATCAGATGTGAAGGAACTTATTCCTGAATTCTTTTACATGCCCGAGTTCCTGGAAAATCGCTTCAATCTCGACTTGGGAGTCAAACAATCTGGAGAGCAGGTCTGTCTTGGTATCTATATTGGAGTATTACcttatttctgtttttccttttagaTGAGTAAGTGGATTTCTAAAGAAAACCAGATTTCTACTGCGTGCATACTCCCTAGTTTTGCTTTCCAGTGATTATGAGGATAAGGTGGTGATCTTTCAGGTAGGTGATGTTGTGTTGCCTCCTTGGGCTAAGGGAAGTGCGAGGGAATTCATCAGGAAGCACAGAGAAGCGTTGGAATCTGATTATGTTTCAGAAAACCTGCACCACTGGATAGACCTCATCTTTGGGTATAAGCAAAGGGGCAAGGTAGGTCTCAGAAACTTCCATTTCGCAGTGACATCTGTGTACTTAATCTTTCTTATTAAGAAAACTCATCATGACATCTTGGAGGATTCTGAATTGATCTTTAATCTTTAGGAAGTTAAATTAGAATGCTATTCTTCTTTCCTAGCAAACCTTGCTTTGTTAGGGGTTCAGACCCTTACCTCCTTAACTTGCCCCACGAATTGAGGCGTGTGTTGGTGCGGCTTCGTCCCACCTTTGGGTGCCAAATTCGAATCCTCCTGCACGTACTCAGTTCGGGCTTGCTTGGTGCCAGGGGTGGGGCCCCTCTCGGCGGCCCTTGAGGGGTTTACTTGCCACAACCGATGCAAGCAAGGATGGCGCAGGTTCCCATCAGTCCTAAAAAAAAGCTTGCTTTGTTACTGATGGAGCAAAAATTTAGGCTGGATTGGCTGCTGATCTACCGATTTTCttagagaggaaaaattttaagtacTGCTTTTATTGCTGACAATTGCAACTGGGGAAGATCAAACTATAATTGCACGGTGATGGTGTTGATACACCCTGACCTTGGTTGATGCTGTAAATTGATGTGCCTACTTGCTAGCAAAGTCCATCACCTCTTCTTCATAGATTCCCATCTCTTTTCACTATCTTCCGTTTGAGTGATCATATACAAATGAAGCTCGACTTGATAGTCTGTCAAAATGAACTATACACAAATTCGTTTTTTTGTTGCTCATGCTTACCGCTATTCTGTTGACAGGCTGCCGAAGAAGCTGTTAATGTATTCTACCATTATACATATGAGGGTAGCGTTGATATTGACTCAGTTACAGACCCTGCAATGAAAGCCTCCATCTTAGCTCAAATTAATCACTTTGGCCAGACACCGAAGCAGCTCTTCCTGAAACCTCAtgtgaaaagaaaagttgaCCGAAAACTTCCTCCGCATCCGCTAAAGCATTCTGCTCATCTTGTTGCCCGTGAAGTTCGCAAAACATCACATGCGATAACTCAAATTGTTACACTCAATGAGAAAATTTTGGTAGCTGGAGCCAACACGTTGCTTAAACCCAAAACTTATACCAAATATGTTGCATGGGGTTTCCCGGACCGTAGCTTGAGATTTATGAGTTATGACCAGGACAGACTCCTCTCTACTCATGAGAATCTTCATGGTGGCAACCAAATTCAGTGTGTGAGCTCCAGTCATGATGGTCAAACCCTAGTCACTGGGGCAGATGATGGCTTAATTTCAGTTTGGAGAATAAGCAAGGATGGACCCCGCATCACACGTCAATTGCAGTTGGAGAAGGCACTTTCTGCTCACACAAGCAAGGTGACTTGCCTTCATGTCAGCCAACCATACATGTTGATCGTGAGTGGATCAGATGACTGCAGCGTCATTATATGGGACCTCAGCACATTTGTCTTTGTCAGGCAATTACCCGAGTTTCCGACTGCAGTGTCGGCAATTTATGTCAATGACCTCACTGGGGAGATTGTAACAGCAGCAGGAGTGTTGCTTGCTGTTTGGAGTATCAATGGGGATTGTCTAGCTGTGGTGAACGCATCACAACTGCCATCTGACTTTATTCTGTGTGTAACCAGTTGCACATTTTCTGATTGGCTGGACACAAACTGGTACGTGACTGGTCATCAAAGTGGTGCTGTGAAAGTTTGGCAAATGATTCATTGCTCTAACCTAGAGGCTGAGGA
Protein-coding sequences here:
- the LOC115752052 gene encoding protein SPIRRIG, which codes for MKWVTLLKDIKEKVGLTQSPTSTASSSSPASAGRNDLHVVPPVHYDYASSPARDKHELELDFKRFWEEFRSSSSEKEKEAALNWTVDAFCRLVKQHANIAQLVTMLVETHIFSFVVGRAFVTDIEKLKISSKTRSLNVVDILRFFSEVTQDSISPGANLLTAVEVLVSGPIDKQSLLDSGILCCLIHVLNALLGPDRADERSKVTVTEAENDHDKDLRQVRRLEVEGSVVHIMKALASHPSAAQSLIEDDSLQLLFHMVANGSLKVFSQFKEGLLPLHSLQLHRHAMQILGLLLVNDNGSTAKYIRKHHLIKVLLMAVKDFNPDCGDSAYTMGIVDLLLECVELSYRPEAGGIRLREDIHNAHGYPFLAQFALVMSSMQKARSVEPTYLKSYSDNDYSLDGSHALLDRHDLPNKEDSVQGNLSPALSRLLDVLVNLAQTGPTEAMISGGKGKSSHSKSMAHNRSRTSSFDRIADVVRDSKVKDLEAIQVLQEIFLKADNRELQEEVLNRMFKIFSSHLENYKLCQQLRTVPLFIQNMAGFPPSFQEIILKILEYAVTVANCVPEQELLSLSCLLQQPITPQLKQTVLSFFVKLLSFDQQYKKVLREVGVLAVLLDDLKQHKYLLGPDQQSGNTNNLETKSSSSSFQKHLDSKDVIISSPKLLESRSGKFPIFDIEGTIAIAWDCLVSLLKKAETNQAAFRTADGVPSILPFLASDIHRPGALRVLSCLVIEDISQAHSEELSAVVDVLKSGMVTSVSGSQYRLTDDAKCDTMGTVWRILGANESAQKVFGEATGFSLLLTVLHDFRSEEGNTNPYLETYIKVFTYLLRVVTAGVCDNAVNRIKLHTVISSQTFFDLLSESSLLCVECEKQVIQLLVELALEIVLPPFFTSENARSPELTKSESANFLFVTPSGTLDINEKRVYNAGAVRVLIRSLLLFTPKVQLEVLNLIEKLARAGSFNQENLTSVGCVELLLETIHPFMSGSSPLLSYALKIVEVLGAYRLSASEVRVLVRYIFQTRLMSSGHILVDMMEKLILLEDMASENVSLAPFVELDMKKVGHASIQVSLGERSWPPAAGYSFVCWFQYKNFLKSQAKDTELSRAGPFRKRGSNMQRNERQIFRIFSVGAANNENTFYAELYIEEDGVLTLSTSNSSSLTFSGLELEEGRWHHLAVVHSKPNALAGLFQASFACVYLNGKLRHTGKLGYSPSPAGKSLQVTIGTPVSHARVCDLTWKLRSCYLFEEVLTPGCVCFMYILGRGYRGLYQDTELLRFVPNQACGGGTMAILDSLDAELPLASSTQRLDGATKQGESKADRSGIVWDLDRLGNLSFQLSGKKLIFAFDGTCTETIRTSGSQSMLNLVDPMSAAASPIGGIPRFGRLHGDIYICRQCVIGDAIRPVGGITVILALIEAAETRDMLHMALTLLACALHQNPQNVKDMQKCRGYHLLALFLHHRMSLFDMQSLDIFFEIAACEASFSEPKKVEPARSSLSPAAIIQEASFEDLNLSKFRDEVSSIGSHGDMDDFSAQKDSISHISELESADMPENSNCIVLSNADMVEHVLLDWTLWVTAPVSIQISLLGFLEHLVSMHWYRNHNLTILRRINLVQHLLVTLQRGDVEVPVLEKLVVLLGVILEDGFLSSELEHVVRFVIMTFDPPELTPRQQIVRESMGKHVIVRNMLLEMLIDLQVTIKSEELLEQWHKTVSSKLITYFLDEAVHPTSMRWIMTLLGVCLASSPTFALKFRTSGGYQGLARVLQSFYDSPDIYYILFCLMFGKPVYPRLPEVRMLDFHALIPSDGSFVELKFVELLESVIAMAKSTFDRLSMQSMLAHQTGNLSEFAAGIVAELFEGNADMAGELQGEALMHKTYAARLMGGEASAPAAATSVLRFMVDLAKMCPPFSAVCRRTEFLESCVDLYFSCVRAAYAVKMAKKLSFKTEEKHLNDGDDTSSSHNTFSSLPHEQEQSAKTSISIGSFPQAQISSSSEETHIPCNYMADNSAEIKISTSHQDSSGSVLEDDQAVLSLDGEIVDQGSPTSSTNAPTFHDVKTVEYNAHSADIQDSAPPTAINSPSLSEKSTFKILSPSSSPVIALTSWLGSTSHNESKSPLVATPSMESSLSASDFDLSSEFKSSSHSSTATNTFFAVTSKILFEIDDAGYGGGPCSAGATAVLDFMAEVLSDFMTEQIKAAQVVETILENVPLYVDAECMLAFQGLCLCRLMIFLERRLVRDDEEDDKKLDKIRWSSNLDSLCWIIVDRVYMGAFPQPAAIWKTLEFLLSMLQLANKDGRIEEATPTGKGLLSIGRGSRQLEAYIHSILKNTNRMIMYCFLPSFLVMIGEDDLLSRLGLLVESKKGSSTSLAQEESGINICTILQLLVAHRQIIFCPNNIDTDLNCCLCVNLISLLQDQRRNVQNMAVDVIKYLLVHRRAALEDMLVSRQNQGPHLDLLHGGFDKLLTGSLPAFFGWLQSSEQLVNKVLEQCAAIMWVQYIAGSAKFPGVRIKGVDGRRKKEMGRRYRETSKLDLRHWDQINERRYALELVRDSMSTELRVVRQDKYGWVLHAESEWEAHLQQLVHERGIFPMHKLFDEGEPEWQLCPIEGPYRMRKKLDRSKLKIDCIQNVLNNQCELAKSKIDNGPSASDTDSEPFFNQLTEGGKKNDVDEELYHEYSIKEADDGKDAASLRNGWNDDRASSFNEGSLHSALEFGAKSSALSATITESNQGRSELGSPRQSLSTKIDDTKTMEDRSEKELHDNGEYLIRPFLEPFEKIRFRYNCERVVGLDKHDGIFLIGELCLYVIENFYIDDSGYICEKECEDELSVIDQALGVKKDVTGGMDFQSKSTSSWGTTVKALVGGRAWAYNGGAWGKEKVCTSGNLPHPWRMWKLNSVHEILKRDYQLRPVAIEVFSMDGCNDLLVFHKKEREEVFKNLVAMNLPRNSMLDTTISGSAKQDNNEGSRLFKLMAKSFSKRWQNGEISNFQYLMHLNTLAGRGYSDLTQYPVFPWVLADYESESLDFSDPKTFRKLDKPMGCQTLEGEDEFRKRYDSWDDPEVPKFHYGSHYSSAGIVLFYLLRLPPFSAENQKLQGGQFDHADRLFNGIKDTWLSAAGKGNTSDVKELIPEFFYMPEFLENRFNLDLGVKQSGEQVGDVVLPPWAKGSAREFIRKHREALESDYVSENLHHWIDLIFGYKQRGKAAEEAVNVFYHYTYEGSVDIDSVTDPAMKASILAQINHFGQTPKQLFLKPHVKRKVDRKLPPHPLKHSAHLVAREVRKTSHAITQIVTLNEKILVAGANTLLKPKTYTKYVAWGFPDRSLRFMSYDQDRLLSTHENLHGGNQIQCVSSSHDGQTLVTGADDGLISVWRISKDGPRITRQLQLEKALSAHTSKVTCLHVSQPYMLIVSGSDDCSVIIWDLSTFVFVRQLPEFPTAVSAIYVNDLTGEIVTAAGVLLAVWSINGDCLAVVNASQLPSDFILCVTSCTFSDWLDTNWYVTGHQSGAVKVWQMIHCSNLEAEESKSKGYRAGGFNLGDRSSEYRLVLRKVLKFHKHPVTALHLTSDLKQLLSGDSDGHLSSWTIPDEIVRSSFNRG